A window from Microbacterium ginsengiterrae encodes these proteins:
- a CDS encoding DUF2277 domain-containing protein, producing the protein MCRNIHTLHNFEPAATSDEVHAAALQYVRKIAGTTKPSKANREAFDRAVAEIAHATQHLLNDLVASTPPKNREEEAAKNRARSADRYEALRAFQEQKRAARAAS; encoded by the coding sequence ATGTGCCGCAACATCCACACCCTGCACAACTTCGAACCGGCCGCGACGTCCGATGAGGTGCATGCCGCCGCCCTCCAGTACGTGCGCAAGATCGCCGGGACGACGAAGCCGTCCAAGGCCAACCGGGAGGCGTTCGATCGCGCCGTCGCGGAGATCGCACACGCCACACAGCATCTGCTGAACGACCTCGTCGCGTCGACCCCGCCGAAGAACCGCGAGGAGGAGGCGGCGAAGAATCGCGCCCGCTCAGCCGACCGGTACGAGGCGCTCCGCGCGTTCCAGGAGCAGAAACGCGCCGCCCGGGCCGCGTCCTGA
- a CDS encoding GuaB3 family IMP dehydrogenase-related protein: MDIELGRAKRARRAYTFDDIAVVPSRRTRNPEDVSTAWTIDAFSFDTPVIGAPMDSVVSPQTAIMLGRLGGLGVLDLEGLWTRYEDPEALLAEIAALPAEKATVRMQELYSEPIKPELIASRLAEIREGGVTVAGSLTPQRTQELYDTVAAAGVDLFVIRGTTVSAEHVSSVAEPLNLKKFIYDLDVPVIVGGAATYTTALHLMRTGAAGVLVGFGGGAASTTRATLGVHAPMATAVSDVAAARRDYLDESGGRYVHVIADGGVGTSGDIVKAIAMGADAVMLGVALARATDAPGRGFHWGPEAHHPHLPRGRRVETPGIATLEQILYGPAPVADGTANLIGALRKSMATTGYSDLKEFQRVEVVLAPYQQS, translated from the coding sequence ATGGACATCGAACTCGGCCGAGCCAAGCGTGCGCGTCGCGCATACACGTTCGACGACATCGCCGTGGTGCCGTCGCGACGGACCCGCAACCCCGAAGACGTCTCGACCGCATGGACGATCGACGCGTTCTCCTTCGACACCCCCGTCATCGGTGCGCCGATGGACTCCGTCGTGAGTCCGCAGACGGCGATCATGCTCGGCAGGCTCGGTGGCCTCGGCGTCCTCGACCTCGAAGGTCTGTGGACGCGGTACGAGGATCCGGAGGCTCTGCTCGCGGAGATCGCCGCGCTGCCGGCCGAGAAGGCCACCGTGCGGATGCAGGAGCTGTACTCCGAGCCGATCAAACCGGAGCTCATCGCCTCGCGCCTGGCGGAGATCCGCGAGGGCGGCGTCACCGTCGCCGGCTCCCTCACCCCGCAGCGCACCCAGGAGCTCTACGACACCGTCGCGGCTGCCGGTGTCGACCTGTTCGTCATCCGCGGCACCACGGTGTCCGCCGAGCACGTCTCCAGCGTCGCCGAGCCGCTGAACCTCAAGAAGTTCATCTACGACCTCGACGTGCCCGTCATCGTCGGCGGCGCAGCGACGTACACCACCGCCCTGCACCTCATGCGTACCGGCGCAGCGGGTGTCCTCGTCGGGTTCGGCGGGGGAGCGGCATCGACGACGCGCGCCACCCTCGGCGTCCACGCGCCGATGGCGACCGCCGTCTCCGATGTCGCCGCCGCGCGCCGCGACTACCTCGACGAGTCCGGCGGGCGCTACGTGCACGTCATCGCCGACGGCGGGGTCGGCACGTCGGGCGACATCGTCAAGGCGATCGCCATGGGTGCGGATGCCGTGATGCTCGGCGTCGCCCTCGCGCGGGCGACGGACGCCCCAGGTCGCGGCTTCCACTGGGGGCCCGAAGCGCACCACCCGCATCTTCCCCGCGGGCGCCGCGTCGAGACGCCGGGAATCGCGACGCTCGAGCAGATCCTCTACGGGCCGGCTCCCGTGGCCGACGGCACCGCGAACCTCATCGGGGCGCTGCGCAAGTCGATGGCCACCACCGGATACTCCGACCTGAAGGAGTTCCAGCGCGTCGAGGTCGTGCTCGCGCCTTACCAGCAGTCATGA
- a CDS encoding SURF1 family protein, which yields MLRGRWIAVLCACLVVAGVFAFLGQWQLERAIDTDPPPAGITEEVRPLADVLEPGEYLPEPLVGQRVEVAGEWIPGDFLIVSSRFNDDAEGFWVTGQLRVAEQTSIAVALGWAPDRDSADAAADALERDAAGAEATITGRIISDEGTSLPRRDDPFGMDRMSPAMLLGQWHDTEQLSVYRPYLASVEAPTGLVDIVSPAPDELGTVNWLNIFYAIEWAVFAGFAFYIWYRLAKDRWQLEVEEFEERSGTPAP from the coding sequence ATGCTGCGCGGGCGTTGGATCGCCGTGCTGTGCGCGTGCCTCGTCGTGGCCGGTGTCTTCGCCTTCCTCGGCCAGTGGCAGTTGGAGCGCGCGATCGACACCGATCCACCACCCGCCGGCATCACCGAGGAGGTCCGCCCGCTCGCCGATGTCCTCGAGCCGGGCGAGTACCTGCCGGAGCCCCTCGTCGGACAACGAGTCGAGGTCGCAGGGGAGTGGATCCCCGGAGACTTCCTCATCGTCTCGTCCCGCTTCAACGACGACGCGGAAGGCTTCTGGGTGACCGGTCAGCTGCGCGTCGCCGAGCAGACGTCGATCGCCGTGGCGCTCGGTTGGGCACCGGATCGGGACAGTGCGGATGCCGCTGCTGACGCCCTGGAGCGCGACGCCGCCGGTGCAGAGGCGACGATCACCGGGCGCATCATCTCGGACGAGGGCACGTCCCTGCCTCGGAGGGACGACCCGTTCGGGATGGACCGGATGTCGCCCGCGATGCTTCTGGGCCAGTGGCACGACACCGAGCAGCTGTCCGTCTACCGTCCGTACCTCGCTTCGGTGGAAGCACCGACCGGGCTGGTGGACATCGTCTCCCCGGCGCCGGACGAGCTGGGGACGGTCAACTGGTTGAACATCTTCTACGCCATCGAGTGGGCGGTGTTCGCCGGGTTCGCGTTCTACATCTGGTATCGCCTCGCCAAGGACAGATGGCAGCTCGAGGTCGAGGAGTTCGAGGAGCGGTCGGGAACACCCGCACCCTGA